DNA from Oncorhynchus masou masou isolate Uvic2021 chromosome 5, UVic_Omas_1.1, whole genome shotgun sequence:
cctcatccaacctgacagagcttgagaggatctgcagagaagaatgggagaaactccccaaatacaggggtgccaagcttgtagcctcatacccaagaagacttgaaactgtaatctctgccaaaggtgcttcaacaaagtactgagtaaagggtctgaatacttatgtaaatgtgatattccttttttttatatatatatacatttgcaaagatttttttaaaaacatgtttttgctttgtcattgtgaggtattgtgatgtcattatgaggtattgtgatgtcattatggggtgatgtcattatgaggtattgtgatgtcattatggggtattgtgatgtcattatggggtattgtgatgtcattatggggtattgtgtgtagattgacgaggggaaaaaacaatgaatcctttttagaacaaggctgtaacgtaacaacatgtggaaaaagggaaggggtctgaatacttcccaatGCTCTGACAAACCACTTTTTTGGAGTCATTAGATTGCTGGTCATATCCGCCTTGAAAAACCTTCAGAAAGAGTAGCACCTTGTAGTAGGTGGACTCCAAAGGATTTTATATTTCTTCCAGTGTGTCCCCTTGCCATGTACCTGACTGTGCAGTCCCATGTGTCGTTCCATCTGAGCTCTATAGTGTCCCCCGTTCCGCTCGTGGCAAAACCTGATGTGCTCGCGTAGGGACTCTCCCGCGGTGGAAGGTATGCTGGCAGAACGGGCAAAGCCTGTAGATTTAAAGGGACGCCGTCTAGGACACATAGCCAGATAGAGGACAATAAAATTCAATAAAAACAAAAAGTTTAAGAAACACAATGTCAAAGATTCAAACTGTTAATGACATAAGAAtgtatttcctgcaattctgacAGTAGCTCCACGGATGTTGTAAATGTAACTACAAATATTCTACTCAAATTAGCCTTGTGGGCTATATCAACAGAGATTTGTGGAAATGCAAGGTGTGTTTATAAGGATGCAATATCCATAACCTACCTGGTCTCTCAGGTGAGTGCCGAGCCCCAACAGACCAGACGGGAGGGAGGTCATCATGGAGGCGCAGACTGCCAGTGTGGTACATGCCTGGGGCAGGGCTTCTGCCGTTGGGGGGCAGGTGGTTGTGGTGCTGGTAGTGGTGTGAGGCAGGTTGGTGGGAGGATGCCTTTCTCAACTGAACCAGGAAGTCATAGTGGGCCAAGTCCTCCAAGGCCCTGCTGTCTAACCTCTGACCTGctggggaacagagacagagtgagagggtaAAGAAGTTTAACGGTgatgaacagagacagagagacaaaatgACCTTTTATTTTCTATGTAGTGTACTTCATTAATAGTCCCTAAATCAGTATATATAATTTTACACTATCTAGAGAATAGGCTGTCTGATGTCTGAtctggggacagggacagggacagttgGTATATTCCATGACGTGTCTATTTTAAATTATCTTGTCATACTGTTATAGTCATTGTTTAACACTTGAAAAAAACAGAGTTAAACTGTGTTTAAAAATGATATGAAGAACTGTGAAAGAGAGAACTTGATGTCTGCTCTGGACATGGGCAGGAATATCCTAGAAGATTTTCCCCGTTGAGTTCNNNNNNNNNNNNNNNNNNNNNNNNNNNNNNNNNNNNNNNNNNNNNNNNNNNNNNNNNNNNNNNNNNNNNNNNNNNNNNNNNNNNNNNNNNNNNNNNNNNNNNNNNNNNNNNNNNNNNNNNNNNNNNNNNNNNNNNNNNNNNNNNNNNNNNNNNNNNNNNNNNNNNNNNNNNNNNNNNNNNNNNNNNNNNNNNNNNNNNNNNNNNNNNNNNNNNNNNNNNNNNNNNNNNNNNNNNNNNNNNNNNNNNNNNNNNNNNNNNNNNNNNNNNNNNNNNNNNNNNNNNNNNNNNNNNNNNNNNNNNNNNNNNNNNNNNNNNNNNNNNNNNNNNNNNNNNNNNNNNNNNNNNNNNNNNNNNNNNNNNNNNNNNNNNNNNNNNNNNNNNNNNNNNNNNNNNNNNNNNNNNNNNNNNNNNNNNNNNNNNNNNNNNNNNNNNNNNNNNNNNNNNNNNNNNNNNNNNNNNNNNNNNNNNNNNNNNNNNNNNNNNNNNNNNNNNNNNNNNNNCTCTGACTTTcttgtctcgtcttctctttacattacatcactctgactgtcctgtctcgtcttctcttctctttacattacatcactctgactatCCTGTCTCGttttctctttacattacatccctctgactgtcctgtctcgtcttctctttacattacatcactctgactgtcctgtcttgtcttctctttacattacatcactctgactgtcctgtctcgtcttctctttacattacatccctctgactgtcctgtctcatcttctctttacattacatcactctgactgtcctgtcttgtcttctctttacattacatcactctgactgtcctgtctcatcttctctttactttacattacatcactctgactgtcctgtctcgtcttctctttacattacatccctctggctgtcctgtctcatcttctctttacattacatccctctgactgtcctgtctcgtcttctcttctctttacattacatcactctgactgtcctgtcttgtcttctcttTACTTTACATTatatcactctgactgtcctgtcacgtcttctctttacattacattaaatccctctgactgtcctgtctcgtcttctctttacattaaatccctctgactgtcctgtctcgtcttctctttacattacattacatccctctgactgtcctgtctcatcttctctttacattacatcactctgactgtcctgtcttgtcttctctttacattatatcactctgactgtcctgtcttttcttctctttacattacatccctctgactgtcctgtctcatcttctctttacattacatctgCCTTTGATTGAACTCAACAGGGAAAATCTTCTAGGATATTCCTGCCCATGTCCAGAGCAGACATCAAGTTCTCTCTTTCACAGTTCTTCATATCATTTTTTTAAACACAGTTTAACTCTGTTTTTTCAAGTGTTAAACAATGACTATAACAGTATGACAAGATCATTTAAAATAGACACGTCATGTGGAATATACcaactgtccctgtccctgtccccagaTCAGACATCAGACAGCCTATTCTCTAGATAGTGTAAAATTATATATGCTGATTTAGGGACTATTAATGAAGTACACTACATAGAAAATAAAAGGTcattttgtctctctgtctctgttcatcACCGTTAAACTTCTTtaccctctcactctgtctctgttccccagcaggtcagaggtcagacagcAGGGCCTTGGAGGACTTGGCCCACTATGACTTCCTGGTTCAGTTGAGAAAGGCATCCTCCCACCAACCTGCCTCACACCACTACCAGCACCACAACCACCTGCCCCCCAACGGCAGAAGCCCTGCCCCAGGCATGTACCACACTGGCAGTCTGCGCCTCCATGATGACCTCCCTCCCGTCTGGTCTGTTGGGGCTCGGCACTCACCTGAGAGACCAGGTAGGTTATGGATATTGCATCCTTATAAACACACCTTGCATTTCCACAAATCTCTGTTGATATAGCCCACAAGGCTAATTTGAGTAGAATATTTGTAGTTACATTTACAACATCCGTGGAGCTACTgtcagaattgcaggaaatacaTTCTTATGTCATTAACAGCCAGATAGATGGATTCCTTGATGGCTGTTGACTACAGTTTGAATCTTTGACATTGTGTTTCTTAAACTTTTTGTTTTTATTGAATTTTATTGTCCTCTATCTGGCTATGTGTCCTAGACGGCGTCCCTTTAAATCTACAGGCTTGCCCGTTCTGCCAGCATACCTTCCACCGCGGAGAGTCCCTACGCGAGCACATCAGGTTTTGCCACGAGCGGAACGGGGGACACTATAGAGCTCAGATGGAACGACACATGGGACTGCACAGTCAGGTACATGGCAAGGGGACACACTGGAAGAAATATAAAATCCTTTGGAGTCCACCTACTACAAGGTGCTACTCTTTCTGAAGGTTTTTCAAGGCGGATATGACCAGCAATCTAATGACTCCAAAAAAGTGGTTTGTCAGAGCattgggaagtattcagaccccttccctttttccacatgttgttacgttacagccttgttctaaaaagGATTCATTGTTTTTTctacccaataccccataatgacatcaatcataatgacacacaataccccataatgacatcacaataccccataatgacatcacaataccccataatgacatcacaatacctcataatgacatcacaatacctcacaatgacaaagcaaaaacatgttttaaaaaatctttgcaaatgtatatatatatataaaaaaaaggaatatcacatttacataagtattcagaccctttactcagtactttgttgaagcacctttggcagagattacagtttcaagtcttcttgggtatgaggctacaagcttggcacccctgtatttggggagtttctcccattcttctctgcagatcctctcaagctctgtcaggttggatgaggagcgtcactgcacagctattttcaggtctctacatgctgtcaccaccatgcttcactgtagggatggtgccaggtttcctccagacatgatgcttggcattcaggccagtgttcaatctcggtttcatcagaccagagaatcttgtttctcatggtctgagtcttttaggtgccttctgacaaactccaagcgggctgtcatgtgccttttactgaagagttgcttctgtctggccactctaccataaaggcctgattggtggagtgcagcagagatggttgtccttctggaagattctaccatctccatagaggaaccctggagctctgtcaaagtgaccatcaggttcttggccacctccctgaccaaggcccctctcccccgattgctcagtttgtccgggaGGCCAGGAGGCCTGCCTCCAGACTCTAGGatgagtcttagtggttccaaacatttaagaatgatggaggccactgtattcttggggaccttcaatactgcagaaatgtttttgtaccgTTCCACAtatctgtgcatcgacacaatcctgtctcagagctctactgacaattcatttgacctcatggcttggtttttactctgacatgcactgtcaattctgggacattatatagacaggtgtgtgcctttccaaatcatgtccaataacttgaaatttaccacaggtggactccaatcaagttgtagaaacatctcaaggatgatcaatgaaaacaggatgcacttgagcttcATTTTGCGTCTCAtagcaacgggtctgaatacttatgtaattaaggtatttctgtattgtttatttctttataaatttgcacacaaaaaaaaatctgtttttgctttgtcgttatggggtattgtgatgtcattatggggtattgtgatgtcattatgggttattgtgatgttattgtggtgtcattgtggggtgttgtgtgtatattgatgaggaacatgttttatttaatattttttttagaataaggctgtaacgtaacaaaatgtgggaaaagtcaaggggtctgaatactttccaaatccaCTGTAGTTTGACTGTAGAAAAGGCATGATATGCAATCTCAGAGTTGACTCTCAATCTCCTGTGGCCCAGAATTGATTTGACCTAATGCGTGTTTGTGATTGGTGCAGCACATTGACCATGGTGCGGAGAGCAGGAAGTTCAAGTGTTTTCAgtgtgggaaatccttcaagtACAAACACCACCTCAAAGAGCACCTCCGCATCCACAGTGGTAATGTACCTTTTCTTACATGAAATATTCCAAATCAATTTGATTGGTTTTATGTTAAAGCAATAAGACATGAGAACCCATGGTAATTAATACACGACTTAGGGTTTGTTCTTAGGCATGACGTGAAGCATCTTCAACTGAGGTTCCGTGTCTGTGCTTCCTTCTTTAGGTGAGAAACCGTATGAATGTTCCAACTGCAAGAAGCGCTTCTCTCACTCTGGCTCCTACAGCTCACACCTCAGCAGTAAGAAGTGCttgacaggaggaggagaaggaggaggaggaggaggaggacatagaggtggaggggagaacTATAACAACAGACATAGCCAGGGGACCTACCAGTCCTCTCCTGCATCACCCTCAGCAGGAAGCAGTAGGAACAGCAGTGGAAAGGGCTCTCCCTACCTTCCTCACACCCAGAAGCGTCAGTCACCAATGGGCTTAGAGAGGGAGCTGTACCCCCCTGGGGACCAGAGCAGGGGGGTCCTCCAGGGTCGGGAGCTAGGCAGGCTGTGGGACCCCCCAGCGGAGTTCTCCCTCCGGGACAACGTGTTCAAGGGCACCAACCTGCTGCCGTACCTCCATACCAGCGCCGGGGGCAAGTTTGAGCGGATGCTGCACGAGATGtttgacagggaggagggagatgtagGCTCacccagggaggaggggagactgGGGATTCACAACGGAGGGCGAGACAGGAAGGCAGATGATCCAAAACCGCTGAAACGCAACCAAACCGGCTCGTGTGAAGGGtacaggggtggaggtggggtGACATGCCACTGGTGCTCCCAGCTCTTCCCCAGCCCTGCCGTGTTACTGCAGCATGAGCGCTACCTCTGTAAGATTAACCGGCAGGCCATGGAGGTGCCTGAAGGTCCTCGCAGCAAagaccacctccctcccctctacttctcCTCCAGAACCCCTCTCCTGCCACCCCCACCAGACGACAACGACAAAACCTCAGCGATGACGAACGGTTTCTCCAAAGATACGTCTCCTCTCCAGAGACCCTGCTGGCACTCTGTCCCTCAGGAGCTGCTGGTCGCCATGCACTCCCCCCTACAGCCCCGCCCAGACACACTATCCATGAGATCCTATTGGTCTAGCCAGGTGAGTGGCAGGAGTGGCGGCAGCCCCGGCCAACCAGCACCAACTAGCCCTGCTACAGACATGTCCTCACTGCTACCAATAGGACCATTACCCTCTTCAGAGATCGACTCGCCCCTCTGCCTGGACCTTTCTTCCACCACTCTCACCCCTCATTGGAGTCGAACCATCCCCCAAGGAAGGACCGCCGGGTCCGGTAGCTCCCAGAATGACCAACCCCTGGATCTCTCCCTCCCCAAGCCCCAGGAG
Protein-coding regions in this window:
- the LOC135525559 gene encoding zinc finger E-box-binding homeobox 2-like produces the protein MSALDMGQRSDSRALEDLAHYDFLVQLRKASSHQPASHHYQHHNHLPPNGRSPAPGMYHTGSLRLHDDLPPVWSVGARHSPERPDGVPLNLQACPFCQHTFHRGESLREHIRFCHERNGGHYRAQMERHMGLHSQHIDHGAESRKFKCFQCGKSFKYKHHLKEHLRIHSGEKPYECSNCKKRFSHSGSYSSHLSSKKCLTGGGEGGGGGGGHRGGGENYNNRHSQGTYQSSPASPSAGSSRNSSGKGSPYLPHTQKRQSPMGLERELYPPGDQSRGVLQGRELGRLWDPPAEFSLRDNVFKGTNLLPYLHTSAGGKFERMLHEMFDREEGDVGSPREEGRLGIHNGGRDRKADDPKPLKRNQTGSCEGYRGGGGVTCHWCSQLFPSPAVLLQHERYLCKINRQAMEVPEGPRSKDHLPPLYFSSRTPLLPPPPDDNDKTSAMTNGFSKDTSPLQRPCWHSVPQELLVAMHSPLQPRPDTLSMRSYWSSQVSGRSGGSPGQPAPTSPATDMSSLLPIGPLPSSEIDSPLCLDLSSTTLTPHWSRTIPQGRTAGSGSSQNDQPLDLSLPKPQEGKVLEDSMPSNGHPRLGEKREKTYREPAENQQLHRRLSLSPPRQQHQGVYSGVPMFEGSVYSAYPLFNPMMPAGLAGSGHDVVPSQPLSHPASSQRFLSPMVYMMESDTDAVLKRIRQERQAIMVEVMDCGGLDYPSLMEEGGEGEGGPGRKRLKKTDDGLYACDICDKTFQKSSSLLRHKYEHTGKRPHECQICRKAFKHKHHLMEHSRLHSGEKPYECDKCGKRFSHSGSYSQHMNHRYAYCSRDQGQEGVEEPPLTPGGSTDLGHVSGGTPFSMDYNPMFLSDASLDGGIGGRAHEEEEEEEDETDQTEGGHMKEACNLSGSGSGEGLGLELCSSPVGNERDRQHVDRDNGEGENSGLQTYRLENNNHWDRDALEQNGDQNTDTYELSPEAPLSQ